Proteins encoded by one window of Yersinia massiliensis:
- a CDS encoding helix-turn-helix domain-containing protein, translating to MIIRPIRNEEDYRAALKAVSPLFDNEPEPNTPEGDFLEVMIVLIEAYEQKHFPVDLPDPVEAIKFRMEQSCLSAKDLMPAIGRSNRVYEILNRKRSLTLPMIWKLHTLFGIPAESLIKPMQLK from the coding sequence ATGATAATCCGGCCAATCCGCAATGAAGAAGATTATCGCGCAGCATTAAAAGCGGTATCTCCACTGTTTGATAATGAGCCAGAACCCAATACCCCTGAAGGTGATTTTTTAGAGGTCATGATTGTCTTGATTGAAGCCTACGAACAAAAGCACTTTCCGGTTGATCTGCCCGACCCAGTCGAGGCGATTAAATTTCGTATGGAACAATCATGTCTAAGCGCAAAAGATCTTATGCCCGCGATTGGCAGAAGCAATCGTGTCTATGAAATACTTAATCGCAAACGTAGCCTAACTCTACCAATGATCTGGAAATTGCATACCCTGTTCGGGATACCAGCAGAGAGTTTGATAAAACCCATGCAACTGAAATAG
- a CDS encoding YeaC family protein has translation MELEDLISVMNPEIYQRLVQAVELGKWPDGVALTPEQKENSLQIVMLWQARHNKDAQHMSIGTDGQIVMKTKQELKQQFSQPTLVKLKPE, from the coding sequence ATGGAGCTTGAAGACCTGATTTCAGTGATGAACCCTGAAATATATCAACGTTTAGTGCAGGCAGTTGAACTGGGTAAATGGCCGGATGGTGTGGCGCTGACACCTGAGCAAAAAGAGAATAGCCTGCAAATAGTGATGTTGTGGCAGGCGCGCCATAACAAGGATGCTCAACATATGAGTATTGGCACTGATGGCCAGATAGTGATGAAAACCAAGCAAGAGCTGAAGCAGCAATTCAGCCAACCGACATTGGTGAAATTAAAGCCAGAGTAA
- a CDS encoding MipA/OmpV family protein: protein MKQIKTLAALAVVTAVCMPTAMAGTWSLGASALVSPDPYRGKNDRVYPVPIVSYESDNFYFRTLAAGYYLWKDDSNRLSIDAYYLPLHFTPGDSDDYQMKQLDKRRSTMMAGMSYSHIEDWGTLRAMFSGDVLDNSGGFIGDLAYLYRYNVDSWTLTPGVGVSWNSGDQNSYYYGVSREESARSGLAQYNPSDSWAPYVELTANYNINPNWNAFFTGRYIRLASEVKNSPMVDASYTGILWTGVTYTFR, encoded by the coding sequence ATGAAGCAAATAAAGACGCTGGCGGCATTGGCTGTGGTAACGGCTGTGTGTATGCCAACCGCAATGGCAGGAACCTGGTCTCTGGGGGCTTCTGCATTAGTCAGTCCAGACCCTTATCGCGGAAAGAATGACCGCGTCTATCCAGTCCCAATCGTTTCTTACGAAAGTGATAATTTCTATTTCCGCACTTTGGCTGCAGGTTATTACCTCTGGAAAGACGACAGTAACCGCTTATCAATCGATGCTTATTATTTACCGCTGCACTTTACGCCAGGTGACAGTGATGACTACCAGATGAAGCAGTTGGACAAACGTCGCAGCACCATGATGGCAGGGATGTCATATTCTCATATTGAGGATTGGGGGACGTTGCGAGCGATGTTCTCTGGCGATGTGCTTGATAATAGCGGTGGCTTTATCGGTGATCTTGCTTACCTTTATCGCTATAACGTTGATAGCTGGACATTAACGCCGGGCGTTGGTGTCAGTTGGAACAGCGGTGATCAAAATAGCTATTATTATGGCGTAAGTCGTGAAGAATCTGCACGCAGTGGATTAGCTCAATATAACCCAAGCGACAGTTGGGCGCCGTATGTTGAGTTAACCGCGAACTACAACATCAATCCAAATTGGAACGCGTTCTTCACTGGTCGTTATATTCGTTTAGCAAGTGAAGTGAAAAATAGCCCGATGGTTGATGCGTCATATACCGGCATATTGTGGACGGGTGTGACTTATACTTTCCGCTAA
- the gapA gene encoding glyceraldehyde-3-phosphate dehydrogenase: MTIKVGINGFGRIGRIVFRAAQERSDIEIVAINDLLDADYMAYMLKYDSTHGRFNGTVEVKDGHLVVNGKTIRVTAERDPANLKWNEVNVDVVAEATGLFLTDETARKHIAAGAKKVVLTGPSKDDTPMFVMGVNHKAYAGQEIVSNASCTTNCLAPLAKVINDKFGIVEALMTTVHATTATQKTVDGPSHKDWRGGRGASQNIIPSSTGAAKAVGKVIPELNGKLTGMAFRVPTPNVSVVDLTARLEKPASYKEICAAIKAASEGELKGVLGYTEDDVVSTDFNGEKLTSVFDAKAGIALNDNFVKLVSWYDNETGYSNKVLDLISHISK; this comes from the coding sequence ATGACTATCAAAGTAGGTATCAACGGTTTTGGCCGTATCGGTCGCATTGTTTTCCGTGCTGCTCAGGAACGTTCTGACATCGAAATCGTTGCAATCAACGATCTGTTGGATGCTGACTACATGGCATACATGCTGAAATACGACTCAACACACGGTCGTTTCAACGGTACTGTCGAAGTAAAAGACGGCCATCTGGTTGTTAACGGTAAAACCATCCGTGTTACCGCAGAGAGAGATCCGGCTAACCTGAAGTGGAACGAAGTTAACGTTGACGTAGTTGCTGAAGCAACTGGCCTGTTCCTGACCGACGAAACTGCACGTAAGCACATCGCTGCTGGCGCGAAGAAAGTTGTTCTGACTGGTCCTTCTAAAGACGACACCCCTATGTTTGTTATGGGCGTTAACCACAAAGCTTATGCTGGCCAAGAAATCGTTTCTAACGCTTCTTGCACCACTAACTGCTTGGCTCCACTGGCTAAAGTTATCAACGACAAATTCGGTATCGTTGAAGCGCTGATGACCACTGTGCATGCGACTACCGCAACTCAGAAGACTGTTGATGGCCCGTCTCACAAAGACTGGCGCGGCGGCCGCGGCGCATCCCAGAACATCATCCCTTCATCTACTGGCGCAGCTAAAGCTGTAGGTAAAGTTATCCCAGAGCTGAACGGCAAACTGACTGGTATGGCGTTCCGCGTTCCTACCCCTAACGTTTCTGTTGTTGACCTGACTGCACGTCTGGAAAAACCAGCTTCTTACAAAGAAATCTGTGCTGCAATCAAAGCGGCTTCAGAAGGCGAGCTGAAAGGCGTTCTGGGTTACACCGAAGATGACGTTGTTTCTACCGACTTCAACGGCGAAAAACTGACTTCAGTCTTCGACGCTAAAGCAGGTATCGCACTGAACGACAACTTCGTGAAACTGGTTTCTTGGTACGATAACGAAACTGGCTACTCAAACAAAGTTCTGGATCTGATCTCCCACATCTCCAAATAA
- the yeaG gene encoding protein kinase YeaG yields the protein MNIFDHYRQRYEAAKDEEFTLQEFLTICQQDRSAYANAAERLLMAIGEPVMVDTALESRMSRLFSNRVIARYPAFEEFYGMEEAIEQIVSYLKHAAQGLEEKKQILYLLGPVGGGKSSLAERLKALMQRVPIYILSANGERSPVNDHPLCLFNPQEDASILAKEYSIPSRYLGTIMSPWAAKRLHEFGGDITKFKVIKVWPSILEQIAIAKTEPGDENNQDISALVGKVDIRKLENHAQNDPDAYGYSGALCRANQGIMEFVEMFKAPIKVLHPLLTATQEGNYNGTEGISALPFSGIILAHSNESEWVTFRNNKNNEAFLDRVYIVKVPYCLRVSEEIKIYDKLLNHSELTHAPCAPGTLETLARFSILSRMKEPENSSIYSKMRVYDGESLKDTDPKAKSYQEYRDYAGVDEGMNGLSTRFAFKILSRVFNFDHAEVAANPVHLFYVLEQQIEREQFQQDVAEKYLEHLKGYLIPKYAEFIGKEIQTAYLESYSEYGQNIFDRYVIYADFWIQDQEYRDPDTGQLFDRESLNAELEKIEKPAGISNPKDFRNEIVNFVLRARANNNGRNPNWTSYEKLRTVIEKKMFSNTEELLPVISFNAKTSTDEQKKHDDFVDRMMEKGYTRKQVRLLCEWYLRVRKSS from the coding sequence ATGAACATATTTGATCACTATCGCCAACGCTATGAGGCGGCCAAGGACGAAGAGTTCACACTGCAGGAGTTCCTCACCATCTGCCAGCAAGATCGCAGTGCTTATGCCAATGCGGCTGAGCGTTTGCTAATGGCTATCGGTGAACCAGTCATGGTCGATACCGCACTTGAGTCCCGCATGTCTCGGCTGTTTTCTAACCGCGTCATTGCGCGCTACCCTGCTTTTGAAGAGTTTTATGGCATGGAAGAAGCCATAGAACAGATTGTGTCCTATCTCAAACATGCCGCTCAAGGGTTGGAAGAGAAGAAACAAATTCTGTATCTGCTGGGCCCAGTAGGTGGGGGGAAATCTTCACTGGCTGAACGTCTGAAAGCGCTGATGCAGCGAGTCCCTATCTACATATTAAGTGCCAATGGAGAGCGTAGTCCGGTCAATGATCACCCACTGTGTTTGTTCAACCCGCAAGAGGATGCATCGATTCTGGCCAAGGAATACAGTATTCCTAGCCGTTATCTTGGCACGATCATGTCACCATGGGCCGCTAAACGCCTTCATGAATTTGGCGGAGACATCACTAAGTTCAAAGTCATCAAAGTCTGGCCTTCAATTCTTGAACAGATTGCGATTGCAAAAACAGAACCCGGTGATGAAAACAATCAGGATATCTCTGCGTTAGTCGGTAAAGTGGATATCCGTAAGTTGGAAAATCATGCCCAAAACGACCCTGATGCCTATGGCTATTCCGGTGCTTTGTGCCGCGCAAACCAAGGGATAATGGAATTTGTCGAAATGTTCAAAGCACCAATTAAGGTGCTGCATCCGCTGCTGACTGCAACACAGGAAGGCAACTATAACGGGACTGAGGGGATATCTGCCCTGCCATTCAGTGGCATTATTCTTGCTCACTCGAATGAATCAGAATGGGTCACCTTCCGCAATAACAAAAACAATGAAGCATTCCTTGACCGTGTTTATATCGTCAAGGTGCCTTATTGCCTGCGTGTATCGGAAGAGATCAAGATCTACGACAAACTGTTAAATCACAGTGAGTTGACCCATGCGCCCTGCGCGCCCGGCACGTTGGAAACACTGGCTCGTTTCTCGATTCTGTCTCGAATGAAAGAACCGGAAAACTCCAGTATTTACTCCAAAATGCGGGTGTATGACGGCGAAAGCCTGAAAGATACCGATCCGAAAGCCAAGTCTTATCAAGAGTATCGAGACTACGCTGGTGTAGATGAAGGGATGAACGGCCTTTCGACTCGTTTTGCCTTTAAAATCCTGTCGAGAGTGTTTAACTTTGACCATGCTGAAGTTGCCGCCAACCCCGTACACCTGTTCTATGTGTTGGAGCAACAGATCGAGCGTGAGCAATTCCAGCAAGATGTCGCGGAAAAATATCTCGAACATCTGAAAGGTTATCTGATCCCGAAATACGCCGAATTTATCGGTAAAGAGATTCAGACCGCTTATCTGGAGTCCTATTCAGAGTATGGACAGAACATTTTTGACCGCTATGTTATCTATGCCGACTTCTGGATTCAGGATCAGGAGTACCGTGACCCAGATACTGGACAGTTATTCGACCGTGAGTCGCTGAATGCTGAATTGGAGAAAATTGAAAAACCTGCGGGTATCAGCAACCCGAAAGATTTCCGTAATGAAATCGTCAATTTTGTCTTGCGCGCCAGAGCGAATAACAATGGCCGTAATCCAAACTGGACCAGTTACGAGAAGCTGCGCACAGTGATCGAGAAGAAAATGTTCTCGAATACGGAAGAATTGCTGCCAGTGATTTCCTTTAATGCTAAGACCTCGACGGATGAGCAGAAGAAACATGATGACTTTGTCGATCGGATGATGGAAAAAGGTTATACCCGTAAGCAGGTTCGCTTGCTGTGTGAATGGTATCTGCGGGTAAGAAAATCATCATAA
- the msrB gene encoding peptide-methionine (R)-S-oxide reductase MsrB: MAKELNPTENIEKLSDIQRHVTQQHGTEAPFSGKLLHNKREGVYQCLCCHQPLFISESKFDSGCGWPSFYQPIDAESIRYIDDYSHNMHRVEIRCGNCDAHLGHVFPDGPQPTGERYCVNSASLNFVDDQNGEQTAG, encoded by the coding sequence ATGGCTAAAGAACTGAACCCTACAGAAAATATTGAGAAACTGTCTGACATTCAACGGCATGTCACCCAACAGCATGGGACTGAAGCCCCCTTTAGCGGCAAATTGCTGCATAACAAGCGTGAGGGGGTCTATCAATGCTTATGCTGCCATCAACCCCTTTTTATCTCTGAATCAAAATTTGATTCAGGTTGTGGTTGGCCGAGTTTTTACCAACCCATAGATGCTGAATCTATTCGCTATATTGATGATTATTCACATAATATGCATCGGGTTGAGATTCGCTGTGGCAATTGTGATGCGCACTTGGGGCATGTTTTCCCTGATGGTCCACAGCCTACGGGTGAGCGCTATTGCGTTAACTCAGCATCGCTGAATTTTGTTGATGATCAGAATGGTGAACAAACGGCCGGTTGA
- the pncA gene encoding bifunctional nicotinamidase/pyrazinamidase, translated as MNTALLLVDLQNDFCPGGALPVSEGDSVIAVANHVINACLNLDIPIIASQDWHPVEHRSFAVNSNAEPWTIGDLNGLAQVWWPVHCVQDTLGSAWHPQLQHEAIMATFRKGQDPEIDSYSAFFDNDRRAKTLLDDWLKQQDINHLLVMGLATDYCVKYSVLDALALGYKATVIVDGCRGVNIQPQDSQQAFDAMRDAGAELLTLAQLLDPVNTNQK; from the coding sequence ATGAACACGGCTCTACTCTTAGTTGATTTACAAAATGATTTTTGCCCCGGTGGCGCACTGCCAGTCTCTGAAGGTGATAGCGTCATCGCAGTTGCAAATCACGTCATCAATGCTTGCCTCAATCTCGATATACCCATTATTGCCAGCCAAGATTGGCACCCTGTAGAACATCGCAGTTTTGCGGTTAACTCAAATGCAGAGCCATGGACTATCGGAGATTTAAATGGTTTGGCGCAGGTATGGTGGCCAGTGCATTGTGTGCAAGATACCCTTGGGTCGGCATGGCATCCACAGTTACAACATGAGGCGATCATGGCGACCTTTCGCAAAGGACAAGATCCCGAGATTGATAGCTACAGTGCTTTCTTTGACAACGATCGGCGGGCTAAAACACTGCTTGATGATTGGCTGAAACAACAAGATATCAACCATCTGCTTGTGATGGGACTGGCGACGGACTACTGCGTGAAATACAGCGTGTTAGACGCCTTAGCGCTTGGGTATAAAGCCACTGTCATTGTCGACGGCTGCCGAGGCGTAAACATACAACCGCAGGATAGCCAGCAAGCATTTGATGCCATGCGTGATGCGGGCGCAGAATTACTGACTTTGGCGCAACTGTTGGACCCTGTTAACACGAACCAAAAATAG
- a CDS encoding type II toxin-antitoxin system HigB family toxin: MRIIAISALTTFWAKHPETEQPLKAWIDEVKHAQWATPCDIKAQFRSASVLKSRRVVFNIKGNDYRMITAIAYRFGAVYIKFIGSHRQYDSVDADHVELE; this comes from the coding sequence ATGAGAATCATCGCCATCAGTGCATTAACGACGTTCTGGGCTAAACATCCTGAGACAGAACAGCCGCTAAAAGCTTGGATTGATGAAGTTAAGCATGCTCAGTGGGCTACCCCCTGTGATATAAAAGCTCAGTTTCGCAGTGCGAGCGTCCTAAAAAGCCGACGAGTCGTATTTAACATCAAGGGAAATGATTATCGAATGATTACCGCTATTGCTTATCGTTTTGGGGCGGTATACATAAAATTTATTGGTTCGCATAGACAGTATGACAGTGTAGATGCAGACCATGTCGAGTTGGAGTAA
- the sppA gene encoding signal peptide peptidase SppA has product MHTLWRIFSGFFKWTWRLLNFVREFILNLFLILLILVGVGVYLQFQSKPVEPVKGALLVNLSGVVVDQPAVNNKLRQLGRELLGASSNRLQENSLFDVVETIRLAKTDNNINGMVLSLSDFTGADQPSLQYIGKALREFRDSGKPIYAVGDSYNQTQYYLASFANKIYLSPQGAVDLHGFASNNLYYKSLLEKLKVTTNIFRVGTYKSAVEPMIRDDMSPAAREADSRWIGGLWDNYLSAMAANRQLTPEQLFPGAAGVISGLQAAGGSPAKYALDNKLVDQLASRPDMETFLVQTFGWDKKNNDFNFVSIYDYQPTPPPQQGEQIAVIFANGAIIDGPQTPGNVGGETLAAQIRQARLDPKIKAVILRVNSPGGSVSASELIRSELSALRAANKPLVVSMGGMAASGGYWISTPANFIVASPSTLTGSIGIFGVINTFQNSLESIGVHTDGVATSPLADISITKNLPPEFSQMMQINIENGYKTFIDLVATSRHKTPEQVDQIAQGHVWIGLDAKNNGLVDQLGDFDDAVKKVAELAQLKTWQLNWFVDEPSLTDLIFGQMSASVQAMLPSAIQAWLPAPISAVAQMVNDQPNLLNTLNDPQNRYALCLTCGDVR; this is encoded by the coding sequence ATGCACACTTTGTGGCGAATCTTTTCTGGTTTTTTCAAGTGGACCTGGCGGCTATTGAATTTTGTCAGAGAATTTATCCTTAATCTTTTCCTTATACTGCTCATTTTGGTCGGTGTAGGTGTTTATTTACAGTTTCAATCTAAGCCGGTGGAACCGGTAAAAGGTGCATTATTAGTTAATTTGAGTGGTGTGGTCGTTGATCAACCTGCCGTCAACAATAAGCTGCGTCAATTAGGACGTGAGTTATTGGGGGCATCCAGTAATCGGTTACAAGAAAACTCCCTGTTTGATGTCGTCGAAACCATTCGTCTTGCTAAAACCGATAATAATATTAATGGCATGGTGCTATCTCTGAGCGATTTTACCGGCGCTGACCAGCCTTCGTTGCAGTATATCGGCAAAGCACTGCGAGAATTCCGTGACAGCGGCAAGCCCATATATGCGGTTGGTGATAGTTACAATCAGACCCAATACTATTTAGCCAGCTTCGCTAATAAAATCTATCTATCACCTCAAGGTGCTGTCGACTTGCATGGTTTTGCGAGCAATAACCTCTATTACAAGTCGTTGCTCGAAAAACTGAAAGTCACCACCAATATCTTCCGCGTCGGAACCTATAAATCTGCCGTTGAACCTATGATTCGTGATGATATGTCACCGGCTGCTCGTGAAGCTGATAGCCGTTGGATTGGCGGGTTATGGGATAATTATCTTAGCGCAATGGCCGCCAATAGGCAGCTAACGCCGGAGCAACTGTTCCCTGGCGCAGCAGGCGTTATCAGTGGCTTACAAGCTGCAGGTGGCTCACCCGCGAAATATGCGTTGGATAATAAGCTGGTCGATCAGCTAGCTTCACGTCCCGATATGGAAACTTTTTTGGTCCAAACCTTTGGTTGGGATAAAAAGAACAACGACTTTAACTTCGTCAGTATTTATGACTATCAGCCAACGCCACCACCACAACAGGGTGAGCAGATAGCCGTTATCTTCGCAAATGGTGCCATTATTGACGGCCCGCAGACACCGGGAAATGTTGGTGGCGAAACGTTAGCAGCGCAAATTCGTCAGGCACGTTTAGACCCGAAAATCAAAGCCGTTATCCTGCGCGTTAATAGCCCAGGTGGTAGTGTTAGTGCTTCTGAACTGATTCGTTCTGAGCTATCTGCATTGCGAGCCGCGAATAAGCCACTAGTGGTGTCAATGGGCGGTATGGCAGCATCTGGAGGTTATTGGATCTCTACACCAGCTAACTTTATTGTTGCCAGTCCAAGCACTTTAACGGGGTCGATTGGTATTTTCGGTGTCATTAATACCTTCCAAAATTCACTCGAAAGTATTGGCGTACATACGGACGGCGTGGCCACCTCACCTTTAGCTGATATTTCAATAACTAAAAACTTGCCGCCTGAGTTCTCTCAGATGATGCAAATTAATATCGAAAATGGTTATAAGACCTTTATTGATTTGGTCGCAACTTCTCGCCACAAAACACCAGAACAGGTGGACCAAATCGCTCAAGGTCATGTGTGGATTGGATTAGATGCGAAAAATAACGGCTTAGTCGATCAATTGGGTGACTTTGATGATGCTGTGAAGAAAGTGGCAGAATTAGCCCAACTGAAAACGTGGCAATTGAATTGGTTTGTGGATGAGCCTAGCCTGACTGATTTGATTTTCGGCCAGATGAGTGCTTCAGTGCAGGCGATGTTGCCATCGGCTATTCAAGCATGGCTACCCGCACCGATTTCAGCAGTAGCGCAAATGGTTAATGACCAACCGAACTTGCTTAATACGCTGAATGACCCACAGAACCGCTATGCGTTGTGTCTAACTTGTGGTGATGTTCGCTAG
- a CDS encoding D-hexose-6-phosphate mutarotase, translating into MNEKVFTLPVVEQISPYISQRQLDDLPIVVVSHPKVRAAVSLQGAHLLAYQPSGEQPIIWLSNNTPFKDGVAIRGGVPICWPWFGPSAQPSHGFARLLPWTLSAHDENENGVILTFTLEDSDASRKFWPHPFTLIARFKLGDECEMELESHGDYQAVAALHTYFQIGDINQIKVSGLGETYFDKVLKIADAKQQGDLVFEGQTDRIYTQPDAYSLIKDAALKRTIEVHHHHQSDVVAWNPGAELASSMVDMPNDGYKTMVCVETARVNKPLVATPDSPARLAMTIRSRKNA; encoded by the coding sequence ATGAACGAGAAAGTATTCACCCTTCCTGTTGTTGAACAAATTTCACCTTACATCAGCCAACGTCAGTTAGATGATTTGCCTATCGTGGTGGTATCCCATCCGAAGGTGCGTGCTGCTGTGAGTTTGCAAGGTGCACACTTGTTAGCTTACCAACCGAGCGGTGAACAACCTATTATTTGGCTTAGCAACAACACGCCATTTAAAGACGGTGTCGCTATTCGTGGTGGTGTACCCATTTGTTGGCCTTGGTTTGGTCCATCTGCACAACCGTCACACGGTTTTGCGCGTCTTCTTCCTTGGACACTTAGTGCCCATGATGAGAATGAAAATGGGGTGATTCTGACCTTCACCTTGGAAGACAGCGATGCCTCACGTAAATTCTGGCCTCATCCATTCACGTTAATCGCCCGCTTTAAATTGGGGGATGAATGCGAGATGGAGCTAGAATCGCACGGTGATTATCAAGCCGTTGCTGCACTGCATACTTACTTCCAGATTGGCGATATCAACCAGATTAAGGTAAGCGGGCTGGGTGAGACATATTTCGATAAAGTACTTAAAATTGCGGATGCAAAACAGCAAGGCGATTTAGTCTTTGAGGGTCAAACTGACCGTATCTATACACAACCTGATGCCTATAGCCTGATTAAGGATGCGGCCCTGAAACGTACGATTGAAGTGCATCATCATCATCAAAGTGATGTTGTCGCTTGGAATCCAGGAGCTGAACTGGCGAGTAGCATGGTTGACATGCCAAATGATGGCTATAAAACGATGGTTTGCGTAGAAACAGCGCGTGTGAATAAGCCTTTGGTCGCGACACCTGATTCGCCTGCCCGCTTGGCGATGACGATTCGTAGCCGCAAAAACGCCTGA
- the ansA gene encoding asparaginase codes for MQKKSIYVAYTGGTIGMQRSENGYIPVSGHLQRQLALMPEFHRPEMPDFTIHEYAPLIDSSDMTPEDWQHIANDIQQNYDLYDGFVILHGTDTMAFTASALSFMLENLSKPVIVTGSQIPLAELRSDGQTNLLNALYLAANHPVNEVSLFFNNKLFRGNRTTKAHADGFDAFASPNLSVLLEAGIHIRRIASVESPVNNGPLTVHNITPQPIGVVTIYPGISGAVVRNFLLQPVKALILRSYGVGNAPQKAELLDELKNASERGIVVINLTQCISGSVNMEGYATGNALAHAGVISGFDMTVEAALTKLHYLLSQTLSPEEIRRLMQQNLRGELTDTH; via the coding sequence ATGCAGAAAAAATCTATTTATGTCGCCTATACGGGCGGTACTATTGGTATGCAACGTTCAGAAAATGGATACATTCCTGTGTCCGGCCATTTGCAACGTCAGCTTGCCCTGATGCCAGAATTCCATCGGCCTGAAATGCCAGATTTCACTATCCATGAGTATGCGCCATTGATTGACTCCTCAGACATGACGCCTGAAGACTGGCAGCATATCGCTAATGACATTCAACAGAATTACGATTTGTACGACGGATTTGTCATTTTGCATGGTACCGATACCATGGCTTTTACCGCCTCAGCCCTCTCCTTCATGCTTGAAAATTTGTCCAAACCAGTGATTGTTACCGGTTCACAAATTCCCTTGGCCGAACTGCGTTCTGACGGCCAAACCAACTTGCTCAATGCCCTTTATCTCGCCGCTAATCATCCCGTCAATGAAGTCAGCTTGTTCTTTAACAACAAACTATTTCGGGGTAATCGCACCACCAAAGCCCATGCTGACGGCTTTGATGCTTTTGCCTCGCCGAATCTATCCGTCCTGCTCGAAGCGGGTATCCACATTCGTCGCATCGCATCCGTTGAGTCACCGGTAAATAACGGCCCCCTCACCGTCCATAACATCACACCGCAACCAATAGGCGTAGTCACTATCTACCCCGGCATCTCAGGTGCCGTCGTGCGTAATTTTTTACTCCAGCCGGTAAAAGCTTTGATTTTACGATCTTATGGCGTAGGGAATGCCCCGCAAAAAGCAGAATTGCTCGATGAGCTAAAAAATGCCAGCGAGCGCGGTATCGTGGTGATAAATCTAACTCAATGTATTTCTGGTAGCGTCAATATGGAAGGCTATGCAACCGGCAATGCCTTAGCGCATGCTGGGGTAATCAGCGGCTTTGATATGACGGTTGAAGCCGCACTAACAAAGTTGCATTATTTGTTAAGCCAAACGCTCTCCCCTGAAGAGATTCGCCGGTTAATGCAACAAAACCTACGTGGCGAGTTAACGGATACTCACTGA
- a CDS encoding NAD(P)H nitroreductase, producing MDALELLLNRRSASRLTTPAPTGEALEHIIHAGMRAPDHGTLQPWRFVLIENDGLERFSQLLQKAVQHDGADEAVLEKAKQAPFRAPLIITVIAHVTENPKVPNWEQVVSAGCAVQAMQMAALAQGYNGIWRTGSWTHHPVVRQGFACRDQDEIVGFLYLGTPQLKSATKVTPPDYSTFVRYF from the coding sequence ATGGATGCGTTGGAATTGCTACTTAACCGTCGTTCGGCGTCCCGTCTGACGACTCCCGCCCCGACGGGGGAGGCATTGGAGCATATTATTCACGCGGGTATGCGCGCGCCAGATCATGGTACATTGCAGCCGTGGCGCTTTGTATTAATCGAAAACGACGGTTTAGAACGTTTTAGTCAATTACTACAAAAAGCAGTTCAACACGATGGTGCAGACGAGGCGGTGTTAGAGAAGGCAAAGCAGGCACCTTTTCGGGCACCTTTAATTATCACTGTCATTGCCCATGTCACTGAGAATCCCAAAGTGCCTAACTGGGAACAGGTGGTTTCTGCTGGCTGTGCGGTTCAAGCAATGCAAATGGCAGCCTTAGCGCAGGGATACAATGGGATTTGGCGCACGGGATCTTGGACTCACCATCCGGTTGTTCGTCAAGGTTTTGCTTGTCGTGATCAAGATGAAATTGTTGGGTTCCTCTACTTGGGTACACCACAACTAAAATCTGCAACGAAAGTTACGCCACCGGATTACTCAACTTTTGTTCGTTATTTTTAA